From a region of the Pedosphaera parvula Ellin514 genome:
- a CDS encoding CerR family C-terminal domain-containing protein, whose amino-acid sequence MDSKSTHSDDAAQAKTRRQLIEAASEVFAEVGFRAATVREICQRAGANIAAVNYHFGDKAQLYRAALQETFKTSKQKYPPNFGLPAKATGEQRLRVFIHSFLLRIFSQGPESRHGKMMAREMIEPSGALDVIVQEEITPMKNELMSIIQELGGTRLSEKKIRLCGMSVVSQVLFYHHCRPVVMRVFPNLSFDASEIEELTDHITSFSLAAIAEIAKSKKK is encoded by the coding sequence ATGGATTCAAAGTCCACACATTCCGATGATGCAGCACAGGCAAAAACTCGAAGGCAGTTGATTGAGGCTGCCAGCGAGGTCTTTGCTGAAGTCGGCTTTCGCGCGGCCACGGTGCGGGAAATTTGCCAGCGTGCGGGGGCCAACATCGCCGCAGTAAATTATCACTTTGGCGACAAGGCACAGCTTTATCGCGCCGCCTTGCAGGAAACTTTTAAGACTTCCAAACAGAAATACCCCCCAAATTTCGGATTGCCCGCGAAGGCGACGGGTGAGCAGCGATTGAGGGTTTTTATTCATTCCTTTCTCCTGCGAATTTTTTCCCAGGGACCAGAATCGCGCCACGGAAAGATGATGGCGCGCGAGATGATCGAGCCTTCCGGAGCCCTCGACGTGATTGTGCAGGAGGAGATTACTCCGATGAAAAATGAATTAATGTCCATCATCCAGGAATTGGGGGGGACGCGCTTGAGCGAAAAGAAAATACGCCTTTGCGGCATGAGTGTGGTCAGCCAGGTGTTGTTCTATCATCACTGCCGCCCGGTGGTCATGCGCGTGTTTCCCAATTTAAGTTTTGATGCCAGTGAAATTGAAGAACTCACGGATCATATCACCAGCTTTTCGCTCGCGGCCATCGCTGAAATTGC
- a CDS encoding FHA domain-containing protein has translation MAKLLIKSGDRQVQEINLKPGINRFGRNATNDHLVVDPGVSEMHCEVLVEGNFVFVRDLNSTNGTFVDKNPITESALYSGQTLKIGPVEMILDAPVVQLAIPELPRPEAPAPVHSDKLSDGYAACLNHGNRHAVWECTSCTRCFCDHCVRKLRRVGGAYIKLCSACSNPVELTPWAAMMKKKKKSMFGKLVGKIKSSFKTTKRLLSNNNPPPAPPGTQPRA, from the coding sequence ATGGCTAAACTACTTATCAAATCAGGTGACAGACAGGTTCAGGAAATAAACTTGAAACCTGGGATTAATCGTTTTGGGCGCAATGCGACCAATGACCATTTGGTGGTGGATCCTGGCGTTTCTGAAATGCATTGCGAAGTATTGGTGGAAGGCAACTTCGTTTTCGTCAGGGATTTAAATTCCACCAATGGCACCTTTGTTGATAAGAATCCAATCACAGAATCAGCGCTTTATTCCGGGCAAACCCTTAAGATCGGCCCTGTGGAGATGATTTTAGATGCTCCCGTAGTGCAGCTCGCAATTCCGGAACTTCCCAGGCCAGAGGCTCCAGCCCCGGTGCACTCTGACAAACTTTCTGACGGATACGCCGCCTGTTTGAATCATGGCAATCGGCACGCGGTCTGGGAATGCACGAGTTGCACAAGATGTTTTTGCGATCATTGTGTGCGAAAGCTGCGCCGCGTCGGAGGCGCCTATATTAAGTTATGCTCCGCCTGCAGCAATCCCGTCGAGCTCACGCCGTGGGCTGCGATGATGAAAAAGAAGAAAAAGTCGATGTTCGGCAAACTTGTTGGTAAGATTAAGAGCAGTTTCAAGACCACCAAACGGCTGCTCTCCAATAACAACCCGCCTCCTGCTCCACCGGGCACGCAACCTCGCGCCTAA
- a CDS encoding OsmC family protein, with translation MADIQRSAEATWRGDLKNGQGSTSTDTGVLKNTPYSFKTRFENEKQGTNPEELIAAAHASCFSMAFSKLLADGGHPPKEVRTKATLTLAKTEAGFKISKIHLETTGMVDGVDQATFEQTAAKAKEGCPVSRLLKPGLDEMTMKATLQK, from the coding sequence ATGGCAGATATACAGCGTTCGGCGGAAGCAACCTGGAGGGGTGATTTGAAAAACGGTCAGGGCTCAACTTCCACCGATACTGGTGTGCTCAAGAATACACCTTACTCGTTCAAGACTCGTTTCGAGAATGAAAAACAGGGAACGAATCCCGAAGAATTGATCGCAGCAGCACACGCATCCTGCTTCAGCATGGCATTTTCCAAATTGCTTGCCGATGGCGGTCATCCTCCAAAGGAAGTCCGCACCAAGGCAACGCTCACCCTGGCGAAAACCGAAGCCGGTTTCAAAATTTCGAAAATCCACCTGGAAACAACCGGGATGGTTGACGGCGTGGATCAGGCAACGTTTGAGCAAACCGCGGCCAAGGCCAAGGAAGGCTGCCCGGTATCACGCCTGCTGAAGCCGGGCTTGGACGAGATGACAATGAAGGCGACACTCCAAAAATAG
- a CDS encoding PRC-barrel domain-containing protein, whose translation MKSKTLLQAIAICASHSLLVASLLAANANNSSSSTADSSSLGQGAPATASSSDSSTGSSHMSHRSERLSQLMGTTVKNAQGETLGQINDFVINPMSGRIQFAIISLSDPSQSGKLTAVPWTLARMSTEPNTVMLNVDKQKLASSQTFDATSWPDFSQADWTQKTYSYYGVQEPSWRGTGGRIPMDGNATGTSSSKDRDAKPNADNGTAPDGRGTFNQGPDVNPDNQATPNNREKSNNP comes from the coding sequence ATGAAGTCTAAAACACTATTGCAAGCAATTGCCATCTGCGCGAGCCATTCATTGTTGGTCGCCTCGTTGCTGGCCGCTAATGCTAATAATTCGAGCAGTTCCACTGCGGACTCCAGTTCATTGGGACAGGGAGCACCCGCGACTGCTTCGTCATCAGATTCTTCCACCGGTTCTTCGCATATGTCTCATCGCTCCGAGCGCTTGAGTCAATTAATGGGAACGACGGTGAAAAATGCGCAGGGCGAGACTCTGGGTCAAATCAATGATTTCGTCATCAATCCCATGTCCGGACGGATCCAATTTGCGATCATTTCCCTGAGTGATCCTTCGCAAAGTGGAAAACTGACTGCGGTGCCCTGGACCCTGGCACGCATGAGCACAGAGCCGAACACTGTCATGCTGAATGTTGACAAGCAAAAGCTTGCCAGCTCACAGACATTTGATGCCACGAGCTGGCCTGATTTCAGCCAGGCTGACTGGACTCAAAAAACTTATTCTTACTACGGGGTCCAGGAGCCTTCCTGGCGGGGAACCGGCGGACGCATTCCCATGGACGGCAATGCAACCGGGACTAGTTCCAGCAAGGACCGTGATGCCAAGCCTAATGCCGATAATGGCACGGCCCCAGACGGTCGCGGCACATTTAATCAAGGTCCTGATGTAAATCCTGACAATCAGGCCACACCCAACAATCGGGAGAAAAGTAATAATCCCTGA
- a CDS encoding RibD family protein, which yields MQKQNRARFPFVYLNIATTADGKLAPANRKFVPFGSKRDHDHLLELRTEADAVMSGARTVDLFPVNMGPGPAKYRRMRLKNGLAEYNLRIVVSGSGSLDPRSEIFKHRFSPIIILTSERAPESRLKKLRALADEVMVCGGKEVDFKAALSWLREKWAVTRLLCEGGGEVNDALFRADLVDEIHLTLCPWVFGGRNAPTMADGRGARTLADANQIKMKSEKRIGDELFLVYEVLKRARRGI from the coding sequence GTGCAAAAGCAAAACCGGGCCAGGTTCCCATTTGTTTACCTGAACATCGCAACCACCGCGGACGGAAAGCTGGCGCCGGCCAATCGCAAGTTTGTTCCGTTTGGCAGCAAACGTGATCACGACCATTTACTGGAACTGCGCACTGAAGCGGATGCGGTGATGTCCGGCGCACGCACTGTCGATCTTTTTCCAGTAAACATGGGGCCGGGCCCCGCCAAGTACCGACGCATGCGGCTGAAAAATGGACTGGCGGAATACAATCTACGCATTGTCGTGAGCGGTTCAGGATCGCTCGATCCGCGTTCCGAAATTTTCAAACATCGTTTCTCTCCCATCATCATTTTAACCTCCGAAAGGGCTCCGGAAAGCAGGCTAAAAAAGCTGCGTGCACTCGCAGACGAGGTAATGGTCTGCGGAGGGAAGGAAGTCGATTTTAAGGCAGCACTGTCATGGTTGCGGGAAAAGTGGGCTGTCACACGGCTGCTGTGCGAAGGGGGAGGGGAGGTCAACGACGCCCTGTTTCGGGCCGACCTGGTGGACGAAATTCATCTTACCTTATGCCCCTGGGTCTTCGGCGGAAGAAACGCGCCGACCATGGCTGATGGGAGAGGAGCCCGAACGCTCGCCGACGCGAATCAAATTAAGATGAAGTCAGAGAAACGCATCGGCGACGAATTGTTTTTGGTTTATGAGGTCTTGAAGCGGGCGCGCCGCGGCATTTGA